Proteins encoded within one genomic window of Saccharopolyspora pogona:
- a CDS encoding translation initiation factor IF-2 N-terminal domain-containing protein produces the protein MLNMNTPAGSTSGQSPTPTREGQGTIELPAKLRVHALAKLLGASSREIITTLESIGESVRSAQSNITRDVALQVVQALHPELVAESGNPAEAEAPDEAETKSEPEAEPQSAVEPVVPAADFTPAGVERGASAPAPGLTPLFAAPEAMFLAPQQQEARPVPKAEPEPPEAQPEPEAVEAEEPGADAEAEDEPAGRRRRRRGRRGRGRGRGAESESGEEESEITEETSAEAAEPAVEEATEEQSAEAEGAGESNRRRRRRRRRKGSADDESGAREDDPPNTVVHVREPAAAETRQDSSVDEVRAVKGSTRLEAKRQRRRDGREAGRRRTPVLSEAEFLARRESVDRKMVVRQNGDQTQIAVLEDNVLVENFVTSSGSGSLVGNVYLGRVQNVLPSMEAAFVDIGRGRNAVLYAGEVDWDAAGLAGKARRIEQALQTGDSVLVQVTKDPVGHKGARLTTQISLPGRFLVYVPGGGATGISRKLPDTERKRLKEILKRIVPDNAGVIIRTASEGTSEEALDRDVRRLQAQWEVIKEKAETPGAQAPQLLYEEPDLLIKVVRDLFTEDFSAMTVQGNDPWDTIEAYVKHVAPDLAQRLYKHVGKNDVFTEQRINEQIAKALDRKVWLPSGGYLVIDRTEAMTVIDVNTGKFTGSGGNLEETVTRNNLEAAEEIVRQLRLRDIGGIIVIDFIDMVLESNRDLVLRRLTECLGRDRTRHQVAEVTSLGLVQMTRKRVGTGLLEAYSSTCEHCRGRGLLVSTEPVTYPNGQAANNGARRNRHRGKQHDEQPAPEPRSEAKAEAVKAEEPKAEAAKVEQPKLEPVKPPEPVKPPEPVKPAEPAAVEAVGAEPEMAKPEAPVEPKAAVKPKAVAAEPVVEPKAVEPAAEPLKAEPVAAAPAEANGRPRRKARRAAGSAGAPVTPLVVSKSAEPQQSADNGLPSVAPAAPAAPVRRVRRAASRPAGPPVEDAPTGAATEG, from the coding sequence ATGTTGAACATGAATACGCCCGCTGGAAGCACCAGCGGGCAATCGCCCACACCTACCCGAGAAGGGCAGGGCACGATCGAGCTGCCCGCCAAGCTCCGGGTCCACGCACTGGCCAAGCTGCTGGGCGCCAGCAGCCGGGAGATCATCACGACGCTGGAATCGATCGGTGAATCGGTCCGCAGCGCGCAGTCGAACATCACCCGCGACGTCGCCCTGCAGGTGGTGCAGGCCCTGCACCCCGAGCTGGTGGCGGAGTCGGGTAACCCGGCCGAAGCCGAGGCGCCGGACGAGGCCGAAACCAAGAGCGAGCCCGAGGCCGAACCGCAGTCCGCGGTCGAGCCCGTGGTGCCTGCTGCTGACTTCACGCCCGCCGGAGTCGAGCGGGGCGCCAGCGCGCCCGCGCCCGGGCTGACGCCGCTCTTCGCCGCACCGGAGGCGATGTTCCTGGCACCGCAGCAGCAGGAGGCGCGGCCCGTGCCGAAGGCCGAGCCGGAGCCGCCGGAGGCGCAGCCGGAGCCCGAGGCCGTCGAGGCCGAAGAGCCCGGGGCGGACGCCGAGGCCGAGGACGAACCCGCTGGTCGCCGCCGTCGTAGGCGGGGCCGCCGGGGCCGTGGTCGGGGTCGCGGCGCCGAGTCCGAGTCGGGGGAGGAAGAGTCGGAGATCACCGAGGAGACCAGCGCCGAAGCCGCCGAACCGGCCGTCGAGGAAGCCACCGAGGAACAGTCGGCCGAGGCCGAAGGCGCGGGCGAGTCCAACCGGCGCCGTCGGCGTCGCCGCCGTCGCAAGGGCTCTGCGGACGACGAGAGCGGCGCCCGCGAGGACGACCCGCCGAACACCGTCGTGCACGTGCGCGAGCCGGCGGCCGCGGAAACCCGCCAGGACAGCAGCGTCGACGAGGTCCGCGCGGTCAAGGGCTCGACCCGGCTGGAAGCCAAGCGGCAGCGCCGCCGGGACGGCCGCGAGGCCGGTCGCCGGCGGACACCGGTGCTCTCCGAGGCCGAGTTCCTGGCCCGCCGCGAGTCGGTGGACCGCAAGATGGTCGTCCGGCAGAACGGCGACCAGACCCAGATCGCGGTGCTCGAGGACAACGTCCTCGTCGAGAACTTCGTGACCTCGTCGGGCTCCGGCTCGCTGGTCGGCAACGTCTACCTCGGCCGAGTGCAGAACGTGCTGCCGAGCATGGAGGCGGCGTTCGTCGACATCGGCCGGGGCCGTAACGCGGTGCTCTACGCCGGCGAGGTCGACTGGGACGCCGCGGGGCTGGCCGGCAAGGCCCGCCGCATCGAGCAGGCCCTGCAGACCGGCGACAGCGTGCTGGTGCAGGTCACCAAGGACCCGGTCGGCCACAAGGGCGCGCGCCTGACCACCCAGATCAGCCTGCCCGGCCGATTCCTGGTGTACGTGCCGGGCGGCGGTGCCACCGGCATCAGCCGCAAGCTGCCGGACACCGAGCGCAAGCGGCTCAAGGAGATCCTCAAGCGGATCGTGCCGGACAACGCCGGGGTGATCATCCGCACGGCGTCCGAGGGCACCAGCGAAGAGGCGCTGGACCGCGACGTGCGGCGCCTGCAGGCGCAGTGGGAGGTCATCAAGGAGAAGGCCGAGACGCCTGGCGCGCAGGCCCCGCAGCTGCTCTACGAGGAGCCGGACCTGCTGATCAAGGTCGTCCGCGACCTGTTCACCGAGGACTTCTCGGCCATGACGGTCCAGGGCAACGACCCCTGGGACACCATCGAGGCCTACGTCAAGCACGTCGCACCCGACCTGGCGCAGCGGCTGTACAAGCACGTCGGCAAGAACGACGTGTTCACCGAGCAGCGGATCAACGAGCAGATCGCCAAGGCCCTGGACCGCAAGGTCTGGCTGCCCTCCGGCGGCTACCTGGTGATCGACCGCACCGAAGCCATGACGGTGATCGACGTCAACACCGGCAAGTTCACCGGCTCCGGGGGCAACCTGGAGGAGACGGTCACCCGCAACAACCTGGAGGCGGCCGAGGAGATCGTCCGCCAGCTCCGGCTGCGCGACATCGGCGGCATCATCGTCATTGACTTCATCGACATGGTGCTGGAGTCCAACCGCGACCTGGTGCTGCGCCGCCTCACCGAGTGCCTGGGCCGCGACCGCACCCGCCACCAGGTCGCCGAGGTGACCTCGCTCGGTCTGGTGCAGATGACCCGCAAGCGCGTCGGCACCGGGCTGCTGGAGGCCTACAGCAGCACCTGCGAGCACTGCCGCGGTCGTGGCCTGCTGGTTTCGACGGAGCCGGTCACGTACCCGAACGGCCAGGCCGCCAACAACGGTGCTCGCCGCAACCGGCACCGCGGCAAGCAGCACGACGAGCAGCCCGCTCCGGAGCCGCGCAGCGAGGCCAAGGCGGAGGCCGTCAAGGCCGAAGAGCCGAAGGCCGAGGCTGCCAAGGTCGAGCAGCCCAAGCTGGAGCCCGTCAAGCCGCCGGAGCCCGTCAAGCCGCCGGAGCCGGTGAAGCCAGCGGAGCCTGCGGCCGTCGAGGCCGTCGGGGCCGAGCCGGAGATGGCGAAGCCGGAGGCGCCGGTTGAGCCGAAGGCGGCTGTCAAGCCGAAGGCTGTGGCGGCGGAGCCGGTTGTCGAGCCGAAGGCGGTGGAGCCCGCGGCGGAGCCACTGAAGGCCGAGCCGGTGGCGGCGGCCCCTGCAGAGGCCAACGGCCGACCGCGGCGGAAGGCGAGGCGGGCCGCTGGGAGCGCCGGTGCTCCGGTGACTCCGCTGGTGGTCAGCAAGTCGGCGGAGCCGCAGCAGTCCGCCGACAACGGACTGCCGAGCGTCGCCCCGGCCGCCCCGGCCGCGCCGGTGCGGCGGGTTCGCCGGGCCGCGTCGCGTCCGGCCGGTCCGCCGGTGGAGGACGCCCCCACCGGGGCTGCGACCGAGGGCTGA
- a CDS encoding TIGR03936 family radical SAM-associated protein gives MQKLRLRYAKRGRLRFTSHRDVARAFERALRRAGVPMAYSQGFSPHPKVSWAGAVPTGVSSVAEYAEVQLVERLDPEVLRDELNAALPDGIDVLDAADAEPGALADRLQVSRWRIDLPGTDVAELRDAVTALMAADTALVERMTKDGRRTIDARAALVSAEVQGGPRIVAQGDQISASTAQVDDWPEASEPYGILVTVVRQTTPVVRPDDVLSALRVVADLAPSAAASATRLEQGRLDDGGRIVDPLARASGGDRIPAGGPAAG, from the coding sequence GTGCAGAAGCTGCGGCTGCGCTACGCCAAACGGGGGCGGCTGCGGTTCACCTCGCACCGGGACGTCGCGCGCGCCTTCGAACGCGCGCTGCGGCGGGCCGGGGTACCCATGGCGTATTCCCAGGGCTTCAGCCCACATCCGAAGGTGTCCTGGGCGGGCGCGGTGCCCACCGGCGTGTCCAGCGTGGCCGAGTACGCCGAGGTCCAACTCGTCGAACGGCTCGACCCGGAGGTACTGCGCGACGAGCTCAACGCCGCGCTGCCCGACGGGATCGACGTGCTGGACGCGGCGGACGCCGAGCCCGGTGCGCTCGCCGACCGGCTGCAGGTCAGCCGGTGGCGGATCGATCTTCCCGGCACGGACGTCGCCGAGCTGCGCGACGCCGTAACGGCGCTGATGGCGGCCGACACCGCGCTGGTGGAGCGGATGACCAAGGATGGCCGCCGCACCATCGACGCGCGGGCGGCGCTGGTCAGCGCGGAGGTCCAGGGCGGTCCCCGGATCGTCGCGCAGGGTGATCAAATTTCCGCGTCGACCGCCCAGGTGGACGATTGGCCGGAGGCATCAGAACCGTATGGGATACTTGTAACGGTCGTGCGGCAGACAACACCGGTCGTACGACCCGACGACGTACTGAGCGCCCTGCGTGTCGTCGCCGATCTGGCACCGTCGGCCGCCGCGAGCGCGACCCGGCTGGAGCAGGGTCGGCTCGACGACGGGGGACGGATTGTCGACCCGTTGGCCCGGGCCTCAGGCGGCGACCGGATTCCGGCGGGAGGCCCCGCGGCGGGGTGA